GGGGAGGAACATGCCGGTCACAGTCACGAAAGTGAAGAAACCAAACACAGTGACGAGATCATTTTCCCGAAAGCCCAAGCAGCAAAAACCACTTTCGAAGTACGGGAAATTCAACCCGCCTCTTTTAACCAAGTAGTCAAAACAACAGGACAAGTGCTTGCCGCTCCCGGTGATGAGGCTGTTATCGTCGCTACCAGTAATGGCGTCGTTTCTTTCTCTTCCAACAAATTAACGGAAGGGACAAAGGTTCAAAAAGGACAATCCCTATTCCAGATTTCTTCAAAAGACATTGCGGAAGGAGATTATTACACGAAAGTAAAAGCAACTTACGAGGCAGCTAAAGCCAGCTATGACCGTGCCGAGGCTCTTGTAAAGGACAAAATCATATCTCAAAAAGAATTCGAAAGTACCAAACTGGAATTCGAGAACGCGAAAACAGCTTATGACGCCGTATCCAATAACAAAACGGCAAAGGGAGTCAGTGTAAACGCCCCGATTAACGGACACATGAAAAACATTCTTGTAAAAGAAGGAGAATACATCACGGTCGGACAACCATTAGCAACGGTTTCTCAAAACCAACGCCTAGTACTCCGGGCCGAAGTATCCCAAAGATACTACAATGCCATGCAATCCGTAAAGAGCGCTAATTTCAAGACTCCGTACGATAATAAAGTTTACTCCTTGGAAGACTTGAACGGACGCTTGCTTTCTTTCGGAAAAACTTCCAACGAGAATTCATTCTTTATCCCCGTATCTTTCGAATTTGACAATAAAGGCGAAGTGATCCCGGGATCCTTCGTAGAAGTATATCTTATTTCAGCCCCAATTGAAAACACGTTATCCATCCCCGTATCCGCATTAACCAACGAGATGGGAATCCACTACGTGTACGTGCAAATTGACGAGGAAGGCTACCGCAAACAAGAAGTGGCATTGGGTGCCAATAATGGCAAAGAGGTACAGATCATCAAAGGCCTGCACCCCGGAGACCGTGTCGTAACCAAAGGAGCCTATCAAGTCAAAATGGCCTCTGCATCCGGAGCAATTCCTCACGGACATAGCCATGAACACTGATAAACTAAAAGTTAGAAGATAAAAACTAAAAGTTGAAATCTAAAATTAATCGCGGATGCTGAATAAGATTATACAATATTCATTACATAACCGGCTGGTGGTAATGATCGCGTCGATAGCTTTGCTCCTATGGGGGTCCTACACGGCGCATAAAATGGAAGTGGATGTATTCCCGGATTTGAACGCGCCCACGGTGGTAGTTATGACCGAGGCGCAAGGAATGGCTCCCGAAGAGGTGGAGCGTATGGTAACCTTCCCGATCGAAACGGCTGTCAATGGAGCCACGGACGTGAAAAGTGTACGTTCATCCTCTACAACCGGATTCTCGGTAGTCTGGGTACAATTTGATTGGGGTACCAATATTTACACGGCCCGTCAGATCGTGTCTGAAAAACTATCCACGTTGGGAGATGTTTTACCAAGTAACGTGGGACAACCCACCCTTGGACCGCAATCTTCCATCTTGGGAGAAATGATGATTTTCGGGTTAACTGCCGACAGTACTTCTTTACAGGATTTACGGACGATTGCCGACTGGACAATCCGGCCCCGTTTGTTATCCACGGGTGGAGTTGCACAGGTAGCCGTGATCGGTGGTGACATCAAGGAATACCAGATTCTTCTTGATCCCGCACGGATGAAACATTACGGGATCAGCATGGATGAAGTGTTGACCGTCGTGGATAACATGAATCAGAACTCCACGGGAGGTATTCTATACGAATATGGTAACGAGTACATCGTGCAAGGTCTTTTGGCAACAAATGACGTGGAAGAAATCGGTAAAGGTGTAGTTAAAACCGTAAACAACGTTCCGGTTCTATTATCGGACATCGCAACCGTACAAATCGGACCGAAAGAACCGAAACTGGGTCTTGCCTCCGAAAGAGCAAAACCTGCCGTACTGGTAACCATCACGAAACAACCGAACACGAACACGCTGGAACTAACCGATAAACTGGATCAGGCCATCGTGGACCTGCAAAAGACATTACCGTCTGACGTGAAAATCTCTTCCGACATATTCCGTCAATCCCGCTTTATCGAAAGTTCTATTTCTAACATACAGAAAGCATTGTTCGAGGGAGCTATTTTCGTGGTTGTCGTGCTTTTCTTCTTCTTAATGAACGTGCGTACCACGATTATTTCGCTAGTTGCCCTTCCCCTATCCTTGCTGGTTGCCATTTTGACCCTTCACGGGCTCGGCTTGACGATCAACACGATGAGTTTAGGAGGACTTGCCATTGCCATCGGCTCTCTTGTAGATGATGCTATTGTTGACGTGGAGAACGTGTACAAGCGCTTACGAGAAAATCAATTAAAGCCCGCGGAAGAACGACTTTCCTCGCTGAAAGTCGTGTTCGAGGCCTCCCGCGAGGTACGAATGCCGATTCTGAACTCGACACTGATTATCGTGGCTTGTTTCTTACCCTTATTCTTCCTTTCCGGGATGGAAGGACGTATGTTGATCCCGCTAGGTATCGCATTTATCGTGGCCCTGTTCGCCTCAACAGTTGTGGCATTAACCTTGACCCCAGTACTATGTAGCTATATGCTAACCACCAAAAAGGCGCTGAAGAAAAACGAGAAAGAACCTTTCGTGTCCCGCACCTTGAAAGTATGGTACAAGCAAGCATTGGAATGGGCTCTCCGCCACAAGAAAATGGTTATCGGGACGAGTGCTGCCCTGCTAATTTTCACGATTGTCATCATGACCGGATTGGGACGTAGTTTCCTGCCCCCGTTCAACGAAGGATCACTCACGATTAACATCAGTACCATGCCGGGAGTTTCCTTGGAAGAATCTGATAATATGGGACGTATGGCAGAAGAGATTCTTCTGGACATTCCGGAAATACAAACCGTGGCCCGCAAAACCGGACGTGCAGAATTGGATGAACACGCCCTTGGAGTAAACGTTTCTGAAATGGAAGCTCCTTTCGAACTAGATAAACGTTCCCGGGATGAATTCTTGGCTGACGTTCGTCAACGGCTGGGAGAACTAAAGGGAGTGAACATCGAAATCGGTCAGCCGATCTCTCATCGTATTGATGCCATGCTTTCCGGTACAAAAGCGAATATCGCCATCAAGCTATTCGGAAACGACTTGAATAAACTATATAACATCGGTGGACAAATCAAAGAGGCCATTCAAGGAATTGACGGTATTGCCGACTTGACACTGGAACAACAAATCGAACGTCCCCAATTGCAGATCAAACCCAAACGGGATATGCTCGCTAAATACGGTATCCCTCTGCCTGAATTCTCGGAATTCATTAACGTGGCTCTTTCCGGTAAAGTCGTGTCACAAGTGTACGAAGGCGGTAAAGTGTTCGACCTCACCGTAAAAGTACATGATGATGACAAGGCTAACATGGAACAGATCGGTAATTTGATGATTGACGCCAACGGGCAGAAAGTTCCACTTCACTACGTGGCTGAAATCCTTCCCTTGGTAGGTCCGAACACCATCAGCCGGGAAAACGTGCAACGGAAAATCGTTGTTTCGGCCAATGTTGCCGGACGTGACTTGAACGGTGTGGTAAAAGACATCCAAAAAACAGTAGGGGAACAAATTACCCTGCCGGAAGGTTACCACGTGGAATACGGCGGACAATTCGAAAGCGAACAAGCGGCATCCCGCACGTTGTTCCTAACCTCGGTAATTTCCATATTATTGATCTTCCTATTATTGTTCAACGAGTTCCATAGTATGCCGTTATCCGGTATCATCATGTTGAACTTACCGTTGGCAATTATTGGAGGAGTACTAAGTATTTGGTTTACATCGGGAATCATCAGTATCCCGGCCATCATCGGGTTTATCTCCCTGTTCGGGATCGCTACCCGAAACGGTATATTACTCGTGTCTCACTACAATCACCTGCGCTCGGAAGGTATGTCCTTGCATGATAGCGTTATTCACGGTTCACTTGACCGGTTGAACCCGATCTTGATGACAGCCTTGACTTCCGCTTTAGCCTTGATTCCGTTAGCCGTAGGCGGTGACCTTCCGGGTAATGAAATCCAAAGCCCCATGGCCCAGGTAATTCTAGGCGGATTATTAAGCTCTACTTTATTAAACGGTTTTGTCGTTCCGATCATGTACCTGTTACTTAATCACAAACAGAAAGAGATCGAGAACCTGGAAATGTAACCTTTTGAAAATAAAGAAATGAAAACATATAAATTGTACATACTCGGATGGATGCTTTTGGGAACTCTCACCACGAGAGCCCAAAACAGCATCGATCAAGTGCTGAAAAGCATTGAAACCAACAACAAGTCATTGCAAGCCAACACGAAAATGACCGATGCTCAAAAGTTGGAGGCCCAAACCGGGAAGTTCCTTGCCAACCCCTCGGTGGAATGGGAACAGATGTGGGGTAACCGTAACAATCCCGGTTCGGAGTACACGTTGACGGTAAAACAATCGCTGGATTTCCCAACAACCTACTCCAACAAAAACAAACTGGCAAACTTAAAAGCAAACACGATCGGATTCCAATCCGCCGCCTATCGCCAACAATTACTTTTAAATGCCAAACAGACTTGTATAGAGATCATCTACTTGCGGAAACAAAAGAGCCTCTTGGACGAGCGGTTAGCTAATGCAGAAACCATGTTCGCACTCTACAAAAAGCGGTTTGAATCCGGTGATGCGAACCAATTGGAATTAAATAAAATACAGTTAGAATTATTGAATGCCCAAAATCAAAGCCGCTTGAACAAAGCCGCCTTAACCGCTGCCGAAGAGCAACTTCGCAATTTAAACGGGGGAAACCCGATCACGTTTGACGCGACGGACTACCCGGCGGGGGAAGAACTCATCAATTTTGACCAATTACAAGCTGCCTTCATGGAGGCAGACCCGAATTTGAAAAGCCTTACCGGAGATCAAGAGATTGCCAACCGGGAAGTGAAATTAAGTCGTTCCCTTACCTTGCCGAAATTCGATGTCGGGTACAAACGTAATGCGGCCTCGGACCACGTGGCTTCTAATGGATTTATGGTAGGAGTATCTATCCCCCTGTTCGAGAACAAGAACACGGTGAAAAAAGCGAAAGCACAAGCTGAATTTGCCACGGCCTCATTGGAAGACAATCGCTTGAATTTAAAAACGAATCTTCAACAGCTTTACCAACAAGCCGAGGCATTACAGATTTCTCGTGCCGATTATGCCAAAGTATTGGAACAACAACGTAATATCGAATTACTCAACAAAGCCCTGAATGCCGGACAACTCTCCGTAATTGATTATTTCACGGAACTCTCGACAATCTATGATAGTCACCAAAGCTATCTGGACGTGGAGAAAGAGTATCACAGCATATTAGCTCAATTGTATCAATACAAGCTATAAAAAATTACCCCCAAAATGCTTTCGTCATTTTGGGGGTTCTTACTGATCTAATCAAACAATTGAGAACAAAAATCTTTCAACTTTTCACCTCTCAAACCTTTTCCTATAATCTTTCCATCCGGGTCAATCACCCAAATGGCAGGAATTCCGACTATACCGTACAACTCGTACACGTGTTTTTTATTCTTACCTCGTAAGATTCCTTGATTCCACACCATACCGTCATCTTCTATTGCTTTCCGCCATGCCTGTTCATCCTTATCCGACGACACAGACAAAACATCCAATCCCTTTTCATGAAGTTTTTGATAAATTTCCTTCACGTGAACCGATTCGGCACGACATGGCATACACCAAGACGCCCAAAAATCCAGAATAACATATTTTCCCCGCAGGTCGGCCAAAGATACGGTATCACCCTCCAAAGTTATAGCGGTAAAAACAGGAGCCATACTTCCCGGAGCCACCCGAGTCAACGTCTCTGCCCGATTCTTCATATCAAGATAATAACGATTACCAGCAAGTTGTTGATCGAATTTCTTTAAAACCGAATAAATCTCGTCAGCATCCATGTTCAAATACCTCTTCCAGTAACTATACAAGGTTGCTAAAGAATTTCCATCTCCGGCCAACTTATCTTGAAAACAAAGTAATTCTTCCTCGTATTCTTGCATAATCACTTTCCGTCTTGCTATCTGCTCTTCCTCGCTCGCCTCTCTCATTTCAGGAGCAAACATGGCATTCTCTCTCTTTTCCGATAATAACTTCGTAAACCGTTGATAACTCTGCCACTCATCATTTCCCCGAGTACCCGATGCCCGGGAGAAGAAAAGAGAATCCACGTGACCACGCACCTGTACATTTCCTTTCTCCGCAAAGAAAAGAGCCCTTCCCGGCAGATTACCAAATTGTAATTCATACGCTTCCCCGTAATATTCTCCCGGCAAATCGAACTGGAACCGTCCCCCCTGCATAGATACATTCATCACCGTATCATACTGAAACCCGGCGACCTGACGTAGAACCGCGATCTCTACATCATTCTTTATTCCCTCGATACGCCCCTGCACGTGGCAAACATCTTTAGATGTACAGGCACATACACAAATCACCAACCATAACCCTAATAATCCCTTCATACGCTTATTTATTTATACATGAATAACTTCTCTGGTGTATTCTCCTTCTTCGACAAAGTTGCCAGCACATCCGTACGACTAGGTAGGATAACCACGACTGTCCCCTTATCCACGAATTTAGACAACTTCACCAAATCATCATTTTTCAATCGGATACATCCATGAGTCTCCCGCCCGGGAACCGTTGCAGGATCATGCGTACCATGAATTCCAATACCTTTAAACCCCGGAGTACTCAACCGGATAAACAGAGGCCCGTAAGCCCCTTTCACCGGTCCTTTCCCGAAGTCATACGTCCAATGTGCCGCAGATTCTTTACTCACAACTTTAAAAACACCTTCCGGTGTCCGGTTATCCCCCGCTTTCACTTTCTGCCCGAAATTCATCCCGCAAGCGATAGGAAATTTTAATAACTCCTTCCCGTCATTATCATAAACGGTCATCTTCATCTCTTCCTTAGAGACAATAATGTAAGCGGCCTTTTGCGCAAAGGCCGTTGACGTGATCATGAGAAACGATAAACACGCCAGAATATATTTTAACTTCATGTGATTACTTCCCTAATATTTCAGCAATAATATAATTCATGTGAGCATATTTCTCCGTGATAAAGAGTAGGTACCGAACGTCCAAACAAATAACCCGATGTAGATTTTGATCAAAGTTGAAATCACGGGTCATGGACTCCCAGTTGCAGTCAAATACCAACCCGATCAATTCTCCTTTCGCATTCAATAACGGACTTCCTGAATTACCCCCGGTAACATCTCCATTCATGATAAAATCAGTCGGCAGATCGCCGTTCTCTCCATAACGCCCGAAATCTTTACGTCCCCAAAGTGTTCTCAATTTCTCCGGCAAATCGAAATCCGGATTCCCCGTGTTCGCATCCGCTTTCGCTATCACCCCACTTAATCGTGTCTGGTAAGATTTCACGGTTCCGTTTCCTAAAGGTAAATCACAAATCGTTCCGTAAGAAAGACGGATCGTCTTATCTGCATCCGGATAATAATCTTCTTGGTGGAAATTCAATCTTCCTTTGTTATACTGGTATTGAGCTTTTCGAACTACATCCAGTTTTTTGCTAACCAAAGCAAATATCTCCCTATCCTTTTTCTCCATTTGCTCTACTATTTTATAAGCAAAGTCATCTTCAACTTTCCAATTCGGATTTTTCAATGCGGCCAATAAACGTTCTTCATTAGCAAATGCAGATTGTTCATACATTTCATCAACAAAACGATCTATATCTCCATTATAGTCTGTCTTCAAGGTTGCAACGAAATTAGGTTGTAAATCTGCATCCAGATCATCCCATACCAATTTTAACAAGGCTTTTGTCACAGCCCGATCAACTTTCTCTGAATAATCTTTGTAGTGCATTTTCACATTCACCACAAAATTTCTCATGGACTCCCCTTTTTCTTTCATGACATAGGGAATGGAACGCCCAAAACCGGAAATAAAATTCAGCATTTCACACCCATTTCGAACTTCCACATAATACCCTAGAGCAATACGATAACGAGCGCATTCTTTAATTCCTTTCTCCATCGTCTGAAGCATACCAGCATAAGCCTGACGGACGGAATCATTCTCGCAAGAATTCAAGAACTCTTGTTCTTGTTCAGCCTTTTTCTTACAAACATCAAGATCCTCAATCCATTGATTTACCCCGATGGAGTTCTTACAATAATTGGCTGATGATGCAAATTTTTCTGCATATTTTATACGCAGACTCTCGTCCTCACGCATAAACTTCTGCAATATTTCCTGTCTGGCCGTACGAACCTTGATTAACGGGGGATTCAACACGTTCTGCCTCTCCCAGATCAGCATAGAAGTTGCATTCCGTTCCGTGAAACCGGGATAACCAATTGACATAGCGTAATCTCCTTTTTCATAGCCTTCTGCTGAAACCTTCAGATACACCTCCGGATGATAAGGAACATTATCGGCATGATAACCGGTTGATTTCCCGTCTTTAGATACATACACTCTCAGAAAAGCGAAATCACAACCATGACGAGGCCACGTCCAGTTATCTGTCTCTCCTCCAAATTTTGCAATTGCAAAAGGGGGCGCCCCCACGAGACGAACATCCTGAAATGATTGCGTTACATACAGCACGTGCAACGTGTAATCCCGGTAACTGCGAATATTCACTTTCATTCCCGGATATTGTTTCCGGTATTTTTCCGCAATGCCATTAACAACTCCAAATCTTGTACTATGTTCCGGTTTTACTCCCACCAACTTGGCGTTCACTTCCTCTGAAATATCTTTAATCACCCGGTTAATGGAAATATCAACTCCCTTCAATGGAATTTCTTCCCCCTG
The window above is part of the Butyricimonas paravirosa genome. Proteins encoded here:
- a CDS encoding efflux RND transporter periplasmic adaptor subunit gives rise to the protein MRTIIYAITILAISLWGCKNQSSQDKHTHSATETHAGHDHEGHDHSHEGHDHEHEGHDHEHEGHDHEHETGEEHAGHSHESEETKHSDEIIFPKAQAAKTTFEVREIQPASFNQVVKTTGQVLAAPGDEAVIVATSNGVVSFSSNKLTEGTKVQKGQSLFQISSKDIAEGDYYTKVKATYEAAKASYDRAEALVKDKIISQKEFESTKLEFENAKTAYDAVSNNKTAKGVSVNAPINGHMKNILVKEGEYITVGQPLATVSQNQRLVLRAEVSQRYYNAMQSVKSANFKTPYDNKVYSLEDLNGRLLSFGKTSNENSFFIPVSFEFDNKGEVIPGSFVEVYLISAPIENTLSIPVSALTNEMGIHYVYVQIDEEGYRKQEVALGANNGKEVQIIKGLHPGDRVVTKGAYQVKMASASGAIPHGHSHEH
- a CDS encoding efflux RND transporter permease subunit — protein: MLNKIIQYSLHNRLVVMIASIALLLWGSYTAHKMEVDVFPDLNAPTVVVMTEAQGMAPEEVERMVTFPIETAVNGATDVKSVRSSSTTGFSVVWVQFDWGTNIYTARQIVSEKLSTLGDVLPSNVGQPTLGPQSSILGEMMIFGLTADSTSLQDLRTIADWTIRPRLLSTGGVAQVAVIGGDIKEYQILLDPARMKHYGISMDEVLTVVDNMNQNSTGGILYEYGNEYIVQGLLATNDVEEIGKGVVKTVNNVPVLLSDIATVQIGPKEPKLGLASERAKPAVLVTITKQPNTNTLELTDKLDQAIVDLQKTLPSDVKISSDIFRQSRFIESSISNIQKALFEGAIFVVVVLFFFLMNVRTTIISLVALPLSLLVAILTLHGLGLTINTMSLGGLAIAIGSLVDDAIVDVENVYKRLRENQLKPAEERLSSLKVVFEASREVRMPILNSTLIIVACFLPLFFLSGMEGRMLIPLGIAFIVALFASTVVALTLTPVLCSYMLTTKKALKKNEKEPFVSRTLKVWYKQALEWALRHKKMVIGTSAALLIFTIVIMTGLGRSFLPPFNEGSLTINISTMPGVSLEESDNMGRMAEEILLDIPEIQTVARKTGRAELDEHALGVNVSEMEAPFELDKRSRDEFLADVRQRLGELKGVNIEIGQPISHRIDAMLSGTKANIAIKLFGNDLNKLYNIGGQIKEAIQGIDGIADLTLEQQIERPQLQIKPKRDMLAKYGIPLPEFSEFINVALSGKVVSQVYEGGKVFDLTVKVHDDDKANMEQIGNLMIDANGQKVPLHYVAEILPLVGPNTISRENVQRKIVVSANVAGRDLNGVVKDIQKTVGEQITLPEGYHVEYGGQFESEQAASRTLFLTSVISILLIFLLLFNEFHSMPLSGIIMLNLPLAIIGGVLSIWFTSGIISIPAIIGFISLFGIATRNGILLVSHYNHLRSEGMSLHDSVIHGSLDRLNPILMTALTSALALIPLAVGGDLPGNEIQSPMAQVILGGLLSSTLLNGFVVPIMYLLLNHKQKEIENLEM
- a CDS encoding TolC family protein produces the protein MKTYKLYILGWMLLGTLTTRAQNSIDQVLKSIETNNKSLQANTKMTDAQKLEAQTGKFLANPSVEWEQMWGNRNNPGSEYTLTVKQSLDFPTTYSNKNKLANLKANTIGFQSAAYRQQLLLNAKQTCIEIIYLRKQKSLLDERLANAETMFALYKKRFESGDANQLELNKIQLELLNAQNQSRLNKAALTAAEEQLRNLNGGNPITFDATDYPAGEELINFDQLQAAFMEADPNLKSLTGDQEIANREVKLSRSLTLPKFDVGYKRNAASDHVASNGFMVGVSIPLFENKNTVKKAKAQAEFATASLEDNRLNLKTNLQQLYQQAEALQISRADYAKVLEQQRNIELLNKALNAGQLSVIDYFTELSTIYDSHQSYLDVEKEYHSILAQLYQYKL
- a CDS encoding TlpA disulfide reductase family protein, translating into MKGLLGLWLVICVCACTSKDVCHVQGRIEGIKNDVEIAVLRQVAGFQYDTVMNVSMQGGRFQFDLPGEYYGEAYELQFGNLPGRALFFAEKGNVQVRGHVDSLFFSRASGTRGNDEWQSYQRFTKLLSEKRENAMFAPEMREASEEEQIARRKVIMQEYEEELLCFQDKLAGDGNSLATLYSYWKRYLNMDADEIYSVLKKFDQQLAGNRYYLDMKNRAETLTRVAPGSMAPVFTAITLEGDTVSLADLRGKYVILDFWASWCMPCRAESVHVKEIYQKLHEKGLDVLSVSSDKDEQAWRKAIEDDGMVWNQGILRGKNKKHVYELYGIVGIPAIWVIDPDGKIIGKGLRGEKLKDFCSQLFD
- a CDS encoding L,D-transpeptidase, producing the protein MKLKYILACLSFLMITSTAFAQKAAYIIVSKEEMKMTVYDNDGKELLKFPIACGMNFGQKVKAGDNRTPEGVFKVVSKESAAHWTYDFGKGPVKGAYGPLFIRLSTPGFKGIGIHGTHDPATVPGRETHGCIRLKNDDLVKLSKFVDKGTVVVILPSRTDVLATLSKKENTPEKLFMYK
- a CDS encoding S46 family peptidase, which encodes MKKIIILLLLVCPVLTLRADEGMWLLSRLKQHNEAQMKKLGLKIPVEYIVDSLSQAIISYNGSGTASFISKDGLLLTNYHCAYAAIQQSSSDEHNYIRDGFWAMNQGEEIPLKGVDISINRVIKDISEEVNAKLVGVKPEHSTRFGVVNGIAEKYRKQYPGMKVNIRSYRDYTLHVLYVTQSFQDVRLVGAPPFAIAKFGGETDNWTWPRHGCDFAFLRVYVSKDGKSTGYHADNVPYHPEVYLKVSAEGYEKGDYAMSIGYPGFTERNATSMLIWERQNVLNPPLIKVRTARQEILQKFMREDESLRIKYAEKFASSANYCKNSIGVNQWIEDLDVCKKKAEQEQEFLNSCENDSVRQAYAGMLQTMEKGIKECARYRIALGYYVEVRNGCEMLNFISGFGRSIPYVMKEKGESMRNFVVNVKMHYKDYSEKVDRAVTKALLKLVWDDLDADLQPNFVATLKTDYNGDIDRFVDEMYEQSAFANEERLLAALKNPNWKVEDDFAYKIVEQMEKKDREIFALVSKKLDVVRKAQYQYNKGRLNFHQEDYYPDADKTIRLSYGTICDLPLGNGTVKSYQTRLSGVIAKADANTGNPDFDLPEKLRTLWGRKDFGRYGENGDLPTDFIMNGDVTGGNSGSPLLNAKGELIGLVFDCNWESMTRDFNFDQNLHRVICLDVRYLLFITEKYAHMNYIIAEILGK